The uncultured Fibrobacter sp. genome has a window encoding:
- a CDS encoding FtsW/RodA/SpoVE family cell cycle protein: MNKPLLLVALLLICFGVAVVYTASAPFATGHGRPAEFYMMAHLPKAIFGLVLMLGLARLVDYGHWLWLGRIAFGIGVILTIAALISGHGVKGANRWILGIQPSEIMKLGMLICVCGKLSQAGDNIKSVACTLIQPGIFFGLTAILLALQPNYSMMIMITAIVACVMLAAGANLKYMGITAAAVVPIAAMKLLMSTHSRARIMAFLAEEGEMTASNWQGDHALQALGNGGWLGTGFGMGVQKLGYLPEAHKDVIYAVIGEEFGFLGTAFVLFLFAVMFSQGFNIARNSSTRFGKYLALALTLSLFFNFVVHVCVCVGLFPTTGQPLPFLSFGGTNLIYSCVVIGILLNISRPTSGRRIKEPYMSGNSLSSSVFRNFDFTRSGV; encoded by the coding sequence ATGAACAAGCCGCTTTTGCTGGTGGCGTTGTTGCTGATTTGTTTCGGCGTGGCCGTCGTTTATACGGCGTCGGCTCCTTTTGCGACGGGACATGGGCGCCCGGCGGAATTCTACATGATGGCGCACCTTCCTAAGGCCATTTTTGGACTGGTTCTTATGTTGGGACTTGCCCGTTTGGTCGATTATGGACACTGGCTTTGGCTTGGGCGTATCGCCTTTGGTATCGGAGTCATTCTGACGATCGCGGCCCTGATTTCTGGACATGGCGTCAAGGGCGCGAACCGTTGGATCTTAGGAATCCAGCCCTCTGAAATCATGAAGCTTGGTATGCTGATATGCGTTTGCGGAAAGCTTTCGCAGGCAGGGGATAACATCAAGAGTGTCGCCTGTACCTTGATTCAGCCGGGCATTTTCTTTGGACTGACGGCGATTCTTTTGGCCCTGCAGCCGAACTACTCCATGATGATCATGATTACGGCGATTGTCGCCTGCGTCATGCTTGCGGCCGGGGCGAACCTGAAATACATGGGTATCACGGCCGCTGCGGTGGTGCCGATTGCCGCGATGAAACTTTTGATGTCCACGCATTCCAGGGCGAGAATCATGGCGTTCTTGGCCGAAGAAGGCGAAATGACCGCTTCGAACTGGCAGGGAGATCATGCCTTGCAGGCGCTCGGTAACGGTGGCTGGCTTGGAACTGGCTTTGGAATGGGCGTACAGAAACTGGGATACTTGCCCGAAGCTCACAAGGACGTGATTTACGCGGTGATTGGCGAGGAATTCGGATTCCTGGGAACGGCCTTTGTGCTATTCCTGTTTGCGGTCATGTTCTCGCAAGGGTTCAATATTGCAAGGAATTCTTCGACTCGTTTCGGAAAGTACCTGGCGCTCGCCCTTACGCTTTCGCTGTTCTTTAACTTTGTGGTTCATGTCTGCGTTTGTGTGGGGCTTTTCCCGACGACGGGGCAGCCGCTTCCGTTCCTGAGCTTTGGCGGAACGAACCTGATTTATAGCTGCGTGGTGATTGGAATCCTTTTGAACATTTCCAGGCCGACCTCTGGACGTAGGATCAAGGAACCCTACATGAGTGGTAATTCGCTTTCGAGCAGCGTCTTTAGAAACTTTGACTTTACAAGGAGTGGCGTATGA
- the murF gene encoding UDP-N-acetylmuramoyl-tripeptide--D-alanyl-D-alanine ligase: MYKLDLKIKELLEILETYSVGVDGRTKNRKVNLCMDSREPAKGVVFWPIKGARFDAHQFVTQMEKNGALMSVVNADAEGIENFKMYAPVDDTTKALLKLAKGYQKNFKVKKVAITGSNGKTTTKEMVKAVLSQKYNTHATAGNFNNHIGVPMTLFQLKHSHEAAVIEMGTSGPDEIRPLSLAVEPDVAVITNIGASHLERLKDLEGVFAEKKTIVAGLKKNGVLIVNADDPRLCKCRSNTSYKVVTFGVKRGIIKPEKLEWSEDNCATFFVERTKFTLNVPGIHNLYNALAAIAVGLQFRVPKAEIAKALANFRSTNMRMEIKNANGFKIVSDCYNANPSSTKMALQTIGNMKVNRRIAVLGDMLELGAQTDALHLEMGAMVPEMNFDMLLTVGEKAKLYVKGAKFKGMKAAHHFASVQELIDTLTEIVAEGDVLLIKGSRGMHMEQVVDAMLKLTKVNA; this comes from the coding sequence ATGTATAAGCTGGATTTGAAAATCAAGGAACTCTTGGAAATCCTCGAAACCTACTCGGTAGGCGTCGATGGCCGTACCAAGAACCGCAAGGTGAACCTTTGCATGGATTCGCGCGAACCTGCCAAGGGTGTTGTGTTTTGGCCGATCAAGGGTGCCCGATTTGACGCCCACCAGTTTGTGACTCAAATGGAAAAGAATGGAGCTTTGATGAGTGTCGTGAATGCAGATGCCGAAGGCATTGAAAACTTCAAGATGTATGCGCCCGTCGACGATACGACGAAAGCGCTCCTGAAACTCGCCAAGGGCTATCAGAAGAATTTTAAGGTAAAGAAGGTTGCCATTACGGGCAGCAACGGCAAGACCACCACCAAGGAAATGGTGAAGGCCGTCTTGTCGCAGAAGTACAATACGCATGCCACCGCCGGTAACTTCAACAACCACATCGGTGTGCCCATGACGCTGTTCCAGCTCAAGCACAGCCACGAAGCGGCAGTCATCGAAATGGGCACGAGCGGCCCGGATGAAATCCGTCCGCTCTCGCTCGCTGTCGAGCCCGATGTCGCCGTGATTACCAACATCGGCGCCTCTCACCTGGAACGCCTCAAGGATTTGGAGGGCGTGTTTGCCGAAAAGAAGACGATTGTCGCAGGCCTCAAGAAGAATGGCGTACTCATTGTGAACGCCGATGACCCGCGCCTTTGCAAGTGCCGCAGCAACACCAGCTACAAGGTGGTGACCTTTGGCGTAAAGCGCGGCATCATCAAGCCCGAAAAGCTCGAATGGAGCGAAGACAACTGCGCGACCTTCTTTGTGGAACGCACCAAGTTCACTCTGAATGTGCCGGGTATCCATAACCTTTACAACGCCCTCGCCGCTATTGCCGTGGGTCTTCAGTTCAGGGTTCCGAAGGCTGAAATCGCAAAGGCTCTCGCGAATTTCCGTTCGACCAATATGCGCATGGAAATCAAGAACGCAAACGGCTTCAAGATCGTGTCGGACTGCTACAATGCCAATCCGTCTTCGACCAAGATGGCCTTGCAGACGATTGGCAACATGAAGGTGAACCGCCGTATCGCCGTTCTGGGTGATATGCTGGAACTCGGCGCTCAGACGGATGCCTTGCACTTGGAAATGGGTGCGATGGTTCCCGAAATGAATTTTGACATGCTTCTGACCGTGGGTGAAAAGGCGAAGCTTTATGTGAAGGGCGCAAAGTTCAAGGGCATGAAGGCGGCGCATCATTTCGCCTCTGTTCAGGAATTGATTGACACCCTCACCGAGATCGTGGCTGAAGGTGACGTGCTCTTGATTAAGGGCAGCCGCGGTATGCACATGGAACAGGTGGTGGATGCCATGCTCAAGCTTACGAAGGTCAACGCATAG
- a CDS encoding UDP-N-acetylmuramoyl-L-alanyl-D-glutamate--2,6-diaminopimelate ligase has product MISETLMQKLNVQGLCDDSRRVKANDLFFSMPGEKSDEFAKSAVASGAVAVVGETVAPEGLTSKWIQVADVKAARLEAARIFYKDPFAKLSAHAVTGTNGKTTSAFLMDAMLSAAGRKVALLGTIKNKIGEKSVPATLTTPGLLDLYAFAAKAVEAGCTDLVMEASSHSLDQGRMAGVLYKSALFSNLTQDHLDYHKTMDAYFEAKKLLFTRYLAKDGVAVVNIDDAYGKKLYDSLAGIGADRAVAVSRLGVVSATVKPEGAVENTEDGLKLRLPAISAEIFETPLCGDFNVDNVMLVLAWAKSIGIAESAMRKALSEIRVPGRFEKVWNKNGRHVIVDYAHTPDALERVLTTARSLCRGKLSCVFGCGGDRDRTKRPIMGAIAERLADKAWLTSDNPRTENPTDIINDVRAGMKTDKFSVVEKREEAIAKACAELKDGDWLVIAGKGHEDYQIVGKTKHHFDDREEAVKAMENV; this is encoded by the coding sequence ATGATTTCTGAAACGTTGATGCAGAAATTGAATGTACAAGGCCTCTGCGACGACTCCCGCCGCGTGAAGGCTAATGATTTGTTCTTCTCGATGCCGGGTGAAAAGTCCGACGAATTCGCGAAGAGCGCGGTGGCATCCGGTGCCGTTGCCGTGGTGGGCGAAACGGTCGCTCCCGAGGGACTTACCTCCAAGTGGATTCAGGTGGCAGACGTGAAGGCTGCACGCCTTGAAGCGGCAAGAATTTTCTACAAGGATCCGTTTGCAAAACTTTCTGCCCATGCCGTAACGGGAACGAATGGAAAGACGACGAGTGCTTTCCTGATGGATGCGATGCTTTCGGCTGCAGGCCGCAAGGTGGCGCTCCTGGGGACCATCAAGAACAAGATTGGTGAAAAGTCGGTGCCGGCTACGCTCACGACTCCGGGACTTTTGGATTTGTATGCCTTTGCCGCAAAGGCGGTAGAGGCTGGCTGTACGGATTTGGTGATGGAAGCGTCTTCGCATTCGCTTGACCAGGGCCGTATGGCAGGTGTGCTTTACAAGAGTGCGCTTTTCAGTAACCTGACGCAGGACCATCTCGATTACCATAAGACGATGGATGCCTATTTCGAGGCGAAAAAGCTCTTGTTCACGCGTTACCTCGCAAAAGACGGTGTTGCCGTTGTCAACATCGACGATGCGTATGGAAAGAAACTATACGACTCCCTAGCCGGGATTGGAGCGGACCGGGCGGTGGCTGTCTCGCGTCTAGGGGTCGTTAGCGCTACTGTGAAGCCCGAAGGGGCTGTCGAGAATACCGAAGATGGACTCAAGCTGCGTTTGCCTGCAATTAGTGCGGAAATATTTGAAACTCCGCTGTGCGGCGACTTTAACGTAGATAACGTGATGCTTGTCCTTGCCTGGGCAAAGTCGATTGGAATTGCTGAATCGGCCATGCGCAAGGCCCTTTCTGAAATCCGCGTTCCGGGCCGTTTCGAAAAGGTCTGGAACAAGAATGGCCGCCACGTGATTGTGGACTATGCCCACACTCCCGATGCCCTTGAACGTGTGCTTACGACCGCCCGCAGCCTCTGCCGCGGCAAGCTTTCTTGCGTGTTCGGCTGCGGAGGTGACCGCGACAGGACGAAACGTCCGATTATGGGTGCAATTGCTGAACGCTTGGCTGACAAGGCCTGGCTCACTTCGGATAATCCGCGCACCGAAAATCCGACGGACATCATCAACGATGTTCGCGCCGGCATGAAGACGGACAAGTTTAGCGTGGTCGAAAAGCGCGAAGAGGCAATTGCCAAGGCCTGCGCAGAACTCAAGGATGGCGACTGGCTCGTGATTGCGGGCAAGGGCCACGAAGACTACCAGATTGTGGGTAAGACCAAGCATCATTTTGATGACCGCGAAGAAGCGGTGAAGGCGATGGAAAATGTATAA
- a CDS encoding penicillin-binding protein: protein MNIVNMDALSVGKMLVYGVIGVLVWQTFTIQVLNREIYQAETRRTVTITKNIYAERGEILDRNGIVFAQNLRDTGKTEDYSRIFLQGKLASQIVGKVGYDGVGSMGMERIFDLRLRGNEGFRVGIQDAREREIYGRSENVAEAKPGKNLVLTIDKNMQEIVEKALKDGVNEFSAASASAVVVDPYTGEILAMASYPTFDPNSKKQGVGRMAKNDIVAMSYEPGSTFKVITAAAALEDNIVSPDKVFENEGKCWDWWKNNPKIRSDKPICDTHIYGDMNMEEAMVQSSNIVFAKIADMVGAERLYRMARNFGFGMKTSENLYGEESGRLYMPYELTRDERTLKTMGFGHAVSVTPIQMVMAYAAVANGGTLMEPMIVKEWRDADGKLVEKKEPVKVRRVISERTAASIRKMLNRVVNSGTAKRVASKKIPDVLFGGKTGTAEKYNQETGKYDREHQVASFIGLAPVEDVRYVCMVLVDDPNADKLYGHTGGATAGPIFRRIMEGIYYHPTLSPAAHELTLVSESSPCKGDYVGLHVDAAKVHAQSRHCAVTFEGEGNRVISARRDKSDSLALVLTLGTIEAQKMPDLKGLSLKDALEIAGNIRINVEYSGMGRVVSQSPKVGEVLHKGQICKLTLKEKG from the coding sequence ATGAATATTGTGAATATGGATGCCCTCTCGGTTGGAAAAATGCTAGTGTACGGCGTTATCGGCGTACTCGTGTGGCAGACCTTTACTATCCAGGTGCTGAACCGTGAAATTTACCAGGCCGAAACAAGGCGCACGGTGACGATCACCAAGAATATCTATGCGGAACGCGGCGAAATTCTGGACCGAAACGGAATCGTATTTGCGCAGAACCTCCGCGATACGGGCAAGACCGAAGACTACAGCCGCATTTTCTTGCAAGGGAAACTTGCCTCGCAGATCGTGGGGAAGGTCGGCTACGATGGTGTCGGAAGCATGGGCATGGAACGCATCTTTGACTTGCGTCTCCGTGGTAACGAAGGTTTCCGCGTCGGAATTCAGGATGCGCGCGAACGTGAAATTTATGGCCGCTCCGAAAACGTGGCCGAAGCAAAACCCGGAAAGAACTTGGTGCTCACCATCGACAAGAACATGCAGGAAATTGTCGAAAAGGCGCTCAAGGATGGCGTGAATGAATTCAGTGCGGCCAGTGCCTCTGCTGTGGTGGTGGACCCCTACACGGGCGAAATCCTTGCCATGGCGAGCTATCCGACTTTTGACCCGAATTCCAAGAAACAGGGTGTGGGCCGTATGGCGAAAAACGATATCGTGGCGATGTCGTACGAACCGGGTTCCACCTTCAAGGTGATTACAGCGGCCGCAGCCCTTGAAGACAACATTGTTTCGCCCGATAAGGTATTTGAAAACGAAGGCAAGTGCTGGGATTGGTGGAAAAATAACCCGAAAATCAGAAGCGACAAGCCGATTTGCGATACGCATATCTATGGCGACATGAATATGGAAGAGGCGATGGTTCAGTCGTCGAACATCGTGTTTGCAAAGATTGCCGATATGGTGGGTGCCGAAAGGCTTTACCGGATGGCCCGCAACTTTGGCTTTGGCATGAAGACTTCCGAGAATCTTTATGGCGAAGAATCGGGACGCCTGTATATGCCCTACGAATTGACTCGAGACGAACGTACGCTTAAGACGATGGGCTTTGGACACGCAGTCTCGGTGACGCCGATCCAGATGGTGATGGCCTATGCCGCAGTGGCAAATGGCGGAACCCTGATGGAACCCATGATTGTAAAGGAATGGCGCGATGCCGACGGTAAGCTGGTCGAAAAGAAGGAACCTGTCAAGGTGCGTCGCGTGATTTCGGAACGTACGGCAGCCTCCATTCGCAAGATGTTGAACCGTGTGGTGAATAGCGGTACGGCCAAGCGCGTGGCAAGCAAGAAGATTCCCGACGTTTTATTTGGCGGAAAGACCGGTACGGCCGAAAAGTACAACCAGGAAACGGGTAAGTACGATCGCGAACACCAGGTGGCATCGTTTATCGGCCTTGCTCCGGTCGAAGATGTGCGTTACGTGTGCATGGTCCTGGTGGACGATCCGAATGCCGATAAGCTCTATGGACATACGGGCGGTGCTACGGCGGGCCCCATCTTTAGACGCATCATGGAAGGAATCTACTATCACCCGACGCTTTCGCCTGCGGCCCATGAGCTTACGCTGGTGAGCGAAAGTTCCCCGTGCAAGGGCGATTACGTCGGCCTGCATGTCGATGCGGCCAAGGTGCATGCCCAGTCGAGGCATTGTGCCGTGACTTTTGAAGGTGAAGGAAACCGTGTGATCTCTGCCCGTAGGGACAAGTCGGATTCGCTTGCGCTTGTGCTGACACTTGGAACGATCGAGGCTCAGAAAATGCCCGACCTGAAAGGGCTTTCGCTCAAGGACGCTCTTGAAATTGCCGGAAATATCCGCATAAACGTTGAATATTCCGGTATGGGCCGCGTCGTGTCGCAGTCCCCGAAGGTCGGGGAAGTGCTTCATAAGGGGCAGATTTGCAAGCTTACGCTAAAGGAGAAAGGCTGA
- the rsmH gene encoding 16S rRNA (cytosine(1402)-N(4))-methyltransferase RsmH, protein MTNADLRQNQLQTNEFSNGRPVAKHSAAATAGVENGVFYHDPVMLKECLEGLNIKPNGTYGDCTLGGGGHSYAIASQLNEDGTLHAFDRDEEAVAFATKRLAGVKPKFIVHPVRFGELKNEIAPNTLDGILYDLGISSHQVDDSARGFTFVGNNPLDLRMDRREGISAQQWLKTVDADTLAVALRKNADMDRAFKLATRLIEMASATGDKDILPSDVKTVVESVFPDKRREVNGLLARVFQAIRMEVNGELKEIEDSLRAAVDCLKVGGRLVVMSYHSVEDRCVKETAAEFEKACICPENLPVCMCGGNHQRLKKVNRKPILPTNEEIANNSRARSAKLRVYERV, encoded by the coding sequence ATGACAAACGCTGATCTCCGGCAGAATCAATTACAGACAAATGAATTTTCGAATGGTCGCCCTGTGGCGAAGCATTCCGCTGCTGCGACTGCAGGTGTTGAAAACGGCGTGTTCTATCACGATCCGGTGATGCTTAAGGAATGTCTTGAAGGCCTGAATATCAAGCCGAACGGTACCTACGGTGACTGTACCCTGGGTGGCGGCGGACATTCCTATGCGATTGCAAGTCAGTTGAACGAAGATGGGACGCTCCATGCATTCGACCGCGACGAAGAGGCGGTAGCCTTTGCGACAAAGCGTCTTGCAGGCGTAAAGCCCAAGTTCATTGTGCACCCGGTGCGCTTTGGCGAACTGAAGAACGAAATTGCGCCGAATACGCTCGACGGAATCCTTTATGATTTGGGGATCAGCAGCCATCAGGTGGATGACTCCGCTCGCGGCTTTACCTTTGTCGGTAACAATCCGCTCGATTTGCGCATGGACCGCCGCGAAGGAATCTCCGCGCAGCAGTGGCTCAAGACGGTGGACGCCGATACGCTTGCCGTCGCTCTCCGCAAGAATGCCGATATGGATCGCGCCTTCAAGCTTGCGACCCGCTTGATTGAAATGGCTTCGGCGACTGGCGATAAAGATATCTTGCCTTCCGACGTAAAAACGGTGGTGGAGTCTGTTTTCCCCGACAAGAGACGCGAAGTGAATGGCCTCTTGGCTCGCGTATTCCAGGCGATTCGTATGGAAGTGAACGGCGAACTGAAGGAAATTGAAGATAGCCTGCGCGCTGCCGTGGATTGCCTGAAGGTGGGGGGCCGCCTGGTGGTGATGAGCTACCACTCCGTAGAAGACCGTTGCGTCAAGGAAACGGCCGCCGAATTTGAGAAGGCCTGCATTTGCCCGGAGAATTTGCCGGTGTGCATGTGCGGCGGGAATCATCAGCGCTTAAAGAAGGTGAATCGCAAGCCGATTTTGCCTACAAACGAAGAAATTGCGAACAACAGCAGGGCTCGCTCTGCAAAACTAAGGGTGTACGAACGGGTATGA
- a CDS encoding MraZ family transcriptional regulator, producing the protein MDLPYFIGNAKTAIDGKGRSSFPRELRRQLWPTEGNEFVVTRGPDHTLRLYMLPEYVKYMAEIDAFKDRRQADVFRKQLDACFVEMDGQNRILIPKKLLDHAGLTTEVVYSPGRGRSLEMWNPERFESQHSMQSEEDLKLFDEMFYRIGSTEGLDDKR; encoded by the coding sequence ATGGATTTACCGTATTTCATAGGTAACGCCAAGACGGCGATCGACGGAAAGGGAAGGTCTTCCTTCCCCAGGGAACTCCGTCGTCAGCTTTGGCCTACCGAAGGGAACGAGTTCGTGGTCACCCGTGGCCCGGACCACACCCTCCGGTTGTACATGTTGCCTGAGTACGTTAAGTACATGGCCGAAATCGACGCGTTTAAAGACCGCCGTCAAGCCGATGTATTCCGGAAACAACTCGATGCCTGTTTTGTAGAAATGGACGGGCAGAACCGCATTCTTATTCCCAAGAAATTGCTGGATCATGCGGGACTTACGACCGAAGTGGTTTACTCCCCCGGTCGTGGTCGGTCTCTGGAAATGTGGAACCCCGAACGGTTCGAATCTCAGCATAGTATGCAGTCTGAAGAAGATTTGAAGCTGTTCGACGAAATGTTCTACCGCATTGGTTCGACGGAGGGCTTAGATGACAAACGCTGA
- a CDS encoding DNA replication/repair protein RecF, with product MISKIYIDGLRSLSLFEHDFGPGITVVHGPNGCGKTSILESVHLLAQGFSFRAHDLKEMISWNGSELIVRGTFEDAGRTTSRAVRVGKRSCDVRENGESLKSVSSLFGNMPAVIMQPSDIELLRGAPEVRRRWLDEILCFRSQANASVLKRYRRVLQQRNQWLRQYKREGGATGGEELFAVLTEQLVDLGAKLWAARLSLSKEISPVITGYYRRLSGGVDEITCAYKSSILKELDALDGAEFLDDQELDKVSMVADKSVAYIASDSGESDDGSVDENALREAYRRKLSGLEFAEKIQGITLSGPHKDDLGICIGASEMRSCGSQGQCRCSAVAMRFAAVDVATRYLNKPILLLDDIFAELDVKRRDAVASLIREKACQVIIATPQLEELPFRADAEIQIGHKV from the coding sequence GTGATTTCAAAAATCTATATAGATGGTCTGCGCAGCCTGTCGCTGTTCGAACATGATTTTGGACCGGGAATTACCGTGGTCCATGGGCCGAATGGCTGTGGCAAGACGTCTATCCTGGAATCGGTACATTTGCTTGCGCAGGGGTTCTCTTTCCGCGCTCACGACTTGAAGGAAATGATCTCCTGGAACGGGAGCGAGTTGATTGTCCGCGGTACGTTTGAAGATGCGGGGCGTACGACGTCGCGTGCGGTGCGCGTAGGAAAGCGCTCTTGCGATGTCCGCGAAAACGGGGAGAGCCTAAAGTCCGTTTCTTCGTTGTTTGGAAATATGCCCGCGGTCATTATGCAGCCTTCGGATATCGAACTTTTGCGTGGTGCTCCGGAAGTGCGTCGGCGTTGGCTAGATGAAATCCTTTGCTTCCGCTCGCAGGCGAATGCATCGGTGCTCAAGCGTTATCGCCGAGTGTTGCAACAACGTAATCAGTGGCTTAGGCAGTATAAGCGCGAAGGCGGTGCGACCGGCGGTGAGGAACTTTTTGCGGTTCTCACGGAGCAGTTAGTCGATTTGGGAGCCAAACTCTGGGCGGCGCGTCTGTCGCTTTCGAAAGAGATTTCGCCTGTTATTACAGGGTATTACCGTAGGCTTTCGGGGGGCGTCGACGAAATTACGTGCGCCTACAAGAGTTCGATACTCAAGGAATTGGACGCTCTTGACGGAGCGGAATTCCTGGACGATCAGGAGCTCGATAAGGTTTCTATGGTGGCGGACAAAAGTGTCGCTTATATTGCCTCGGATTCGGGAGAATCTGACGACGGTTCCGTTGACGAGAATGCGTTACGCGAGGCCTACCGCCGTAAACTTTCTGGTTTGGAATTTGCCGAAAAAATCCAGGGGATTACGCTTTCTGGTCCTCATAAGGATGACCTCGGAATATGCATTGGGGCCTCTGAAATGCGGTCTTGCGGGTCGCAGGGGCAGTGCCGCTGTTCGGCGGTTGCCATGCGGTTTGCCGCAGTCGATGTCGCGACCCGTTACCTGAACAAGCCGATTCTTTTGCTCGACGATATTTTTGCTGAACTCGATGTGAAGCGCCGCGATGCGGTGGCGTCCCTTATCCGCGAAAAGGCGTGTCAGGTGATTATCGCGACGCCGCAGCTCGAAGAACTTCCCTTTAGGGCCGATGCCGAGATTCAAATCGGCCATAAAGTTTAA
- a CDS encoding outer-membrane lipoprotein carrier protein LolA, translating into MLKSLRAILFSVMLVAPSLFALTADEAMEKSKAWFKSGKAWSLDFRVQVFYADSPDIASQNGKLLVADGDRFVLDMAGIKFYSDGESLWQHNVEQRQVLIKAVEDLSSSLHPSELLFKYLNCKAKEIAEGEFGGQKLWVLKLDPSKYAGQFTQMEVWLSKKDFSPVRLFTVDPSGNGSWYNIVNLKVMKKVSAEDFKYKPVKGVDEIDMR; encoded by the coding sequence ATGCTCAAGTCCTTACGCGCTATCCTTTTTTCGGTAATGCTTGTCGCACCGTCTCTCTTTGCGCTCACCGCCGACGAGGCTATGGAAAAATCAAAGGCGTGGTTCAAGTCGGGGAAGGCTTGGAGCCTTGATTTTAGGGTTCAGGTGTTCTACGCGGATTCTCCGGATATCGCCTCGCAGAACGGAAAGCTCCTGGTGGCAGACGGCGACCGCTTTGTGCTCGATATGGCAGGAATCAAGTTCTACAGCGACGGCGAAAGCCTGTGGCAGCACAACGTGGAACAGCGTCAGGTGTTGATCAAGGCGGTCGAAGACCTGTCGAGTTCGCTGCATCCGTCGGAACTTTTGTTCAAGTACCTGAATTGCAAGGCGAAAGAGATTGCCGAGGGCGAGTTTGGGGGGCAGAAACTTTGGGTACTCAAGCTGGACCCGTCCAAGTATGCGGGACAGTTTACGCAAATGGAAGTGTGGCTTTCCAAGAAGGATTTTTCGCCGGTGCGCCTTTTTACGGTGGATCCTTCCGGGAACGGTTCGTGGTACAATATCGTAAACCTCAAGGTGATGAAAAAGGTTTCGGCGGAAGATTTCAAGTATAAGCCGGTAAAGGGTGTCGATGAAATCGACATGCGGTAA
- a CDS encoding glycogen synthase, whose amino-acid sequence MNILVVSPEAGNWRKTSPLATAVNRMTDAFASAGTKVITCSPFFKNLMVNVESYRCVYSGVEKLLNKPYEIWVSEQDPLHTYIYNEEYFGRPYVYSPPQSAPYQDNHIRFAFLASAALAYAEASKFESNAILGHEWGGALVGALAKTTYQEYASKIPFFFTVHNITYDFHISSSEIERIGLPRKDYNMDGYEFWGKVSLLKVGILYATKVLFPSPGYRDAMLNTNLPGGISGFLNRNADKLIGVQFGVSYQVWDFNKENLPIKEAKAKARAHLQQQLNVNFDGKLVLYVHLDEEAGNTSETLATILSDIARLEVFLIVGISSLNSEWNYYKDFAQQYPEVMCVQDLECDGDDIQILRDTLAGSDALFAANLREPSSSIILKAMAAGTLPITGRTVGVSTMLTSYALETAGEANAFLVDDANAPHQMLRCAKDAVKVYKTEVADWDKCVVNAYSGFHYEWCRTISKYLLIFGELGL is encoded by the coding sequence ATGAATATCCTTGTCGTAAGCCCCGAAGCCGGTAACTGGCGAAAAACCAGTCCACTGGCAACTGCGGTCAACCGCATGACCGACGCTTTTGCAAGCGCCGGTACAAAGGTCATTACCTGTTCGCCGTTCTTCAAGAACCTGATGGTCAATGTCGAAAGCTACCGTTGCGTCTACAGCGGCGTAGAAAAGCTTTTGAACAAGCCCTACGAAATCTGGGTTTCCGAACAGGACCCCCTGCATACCTATATCTATAACGAAGAATATTTCGGCAGGCCCTACGTCTACAGCCCGCCACAGAGCGCACCGTACCAGGACAACCATATCCGGTTTGCGTTTCTCGCCTCGGCAGCCCTTGCATACGCCGAAGCAAGCAAGTTCGAAAGTAACGCCATTCTTGGTCACGAATGGGGTGGCGCCCTGGTTGGCGCACTCGCCAAGACGACTTACCAGGAATACGCTAGCAAGATTCCGTTCTTCTTTACCGTCCATAACATCACCTACGATTTCCACATTTCCTCTAGCGAAATCGAGCGCATTGGACTTCCGCGTAAAGACTACAATATGGACGGCTACGAATTCTGGGGAAAGGTCAGCCTTCTCAAGGTGGGCATCCTGTACGCCACCAAGGTACTTTTCCCCTCGCCCGGCTACCGCGATGCGATGCTCAATACGAACCTTCCCGGTGGCATTAGCGGCTTTTTGAACCGAAACGCGGACAAGCTGATCGGCGTCCAGTTCGGTGTAAGCTACCAGGTCTGGGATTTCAACAAGGAAAACCTCCCCATCAAGGAAGCCAAGGCCAAGGCCCGCGCACACCTACAGCAACAGCTGAACGTGAACTTCGACGGCAAGTTGGTGCTCTACGTACACCTCGACGAAGAAGCGGGCAACACCTCCGAAACGCTTGCGACGATTCTTTCGGACATCGCCCGTCTCGAAGTTTTCCTTATCGTAGGCATTTCGTCCTTGAACAGCGAGTGGAACTACTACAAGGACTTCGCCCAGCAGTACCCCGAAGTGATGTGCGTGCAGGACCTCGAATGCGACGGTGACGACATCCAGATTCTCCGCGACACCCTGGCAGGCTCCGACGCCCTGTTTGCCGCAAACCTCCGTGAGCCGTCTTCTTCCATTATCCTCAAGGCGATGGCCGCAGGAACACTCCCCATTACGGGCCGTACCGTGGGCGTCTCTACGATGCTCACCAGCTACGCACTCGAAACGGCGGGAGAAGCAAATGCATTCCTCGTCGATGACGCGAACGCCCCGCACCAGATGCTACGCTGTGCAAAGGACGCCGTAAAAGTCTACAAGACCGAAGTGGCCGACTGGGACAAGTGCGTGGTGAACGCCTATAGCGGATTCCACTACGAATGGTGCAGGACGATTTCCAAATACCTGCTCATATTCGGCGAACTTGGACTGTAA